The genomic window AGTGGGCCGAGCACCCCGACGGGTGGATCCTGCTGCCGCACGGCGAGGTTCTCGCCCGCTGGTGATCGCGGGTGGGCGTCGATGCGAGGATGAGACCGTGATCCGCGTCGACGCCCTCTACCGCTACCCCGTGAAGGGCTTCACGCCCGAGAAGCGCGACAGCCTCGTCATCCAGGACGACGGCCGCGTTCAGGGGGACCGCTCGCTCGTGTTCCGCTTCGCCGATGCCCTCGAGCCGGCGGATGCCACGTTCCCCAAGAGTCGCGGACTCGCGCTCATGACCTTCCCGACGTTGGCGCGCGTCGACCTCACCCTCGACGACGACGCGCTGACGCTGCGGCTCCGGGTCGACGACATCGACGTCACCGCCGATCTCAGCGACGCGGGCCGCGCCCGACTCAGTGAGGCGGTCACCGCCTACCTGCGCACGACGAGCGATGAGAAGCTGCTCGAGGCCGACGGCATCCTGCCCCTGGGTCTTCTCGGTGACGGTCGCACCGCACGCTTCCAGGACCGCCCGCGCGGATTCATCTCGCTGCACGGCTCCGCCTCGGTCGAAGAGGTGGATGCCGCGGTGCCGGCGCCCGTCGACGATCGCCGGTTCCGCTCGAACATCGTCGTCGGCGGCACCGCGCCGTGGGCCGAGCTCGAGTGGCAGGGACGCGTGCGGATCGGCGAGGTCGAGTTCGAGGTGCAGAAGCCGATCGAGCGCTGCGCCGCGATCACCGCGAACCCCGACACGGGGGTGCGCGACGCCCGGCTGCTGCGGGTGCTGACGAGTGAGTTCGGCCAGTCCGAGCCGACGCTGGGCATTCTGCTGCTGCCGGTCGCCGACGGTGGCACGATCCGCGTCGGCGACGAGGTCACGCCCCTCGCCTGACGGCGAACCGTCTCGCGCGAGTCGCCAAATTTTGTCGCCTCAGCAGGTGCTCGAGCGACGGATCTTGGCGACTCACGCGCGCGGGGACCGCCTCACTCGCCGCCGTCGGAACGGATGATCGGGA from Microbacterium testaceum includes these protein-coding regions:
- a CDS encoding MOSC domain-containing protein → MIRVDALYRYPVKGFTPEKRDSLVIQDDGRVQGDRSLVFRFADALEPADATFPKSRGLALMTFPTLARVDLTLDDDALTLRLRVDDIDVTADLSDAGRARLSEAVTAYLRTTSDEKLLEADGILPLGLLGDGRTARFQDRPRGFISLHGSASVEEVDAAVPAPVDDRRFRSNIVVGGTAPWAELEWQGRVRIGEVEFEVQKPIERCAAITANPDTGVRDARLLRVLTSEFGQSEPTLGILLLPVADGGTIRVGDEVTPLA